GGATATGGTGACAACACGAGAGCTGCATTGATAACCAGGGGTATCGCTGAAATTGCTAGACTAGGTAGTTTAATGGGTGCTCACACCAGAACCTTTTCCGGTTTATCTGGTATTGGAGACCTGATCGTTACATGTAACAGCATGCACAGCAGAAATAGAAGGGCTGGAATTAAAATAGCACAAGGAAAGAGTTTAAAACAGATGATTGAGGAAATTGGGATGGTGGTGGAAGGAGTAAAGACTACAGAAGCAGCCTACAAACTTTCAAAGATGTACTGTGTTGAAATGCCAATTACACAAGAGATTTACAATGTATTATTTCGTTCCAAAAAACCTGAAAAGTCTGGCGTTGATCTTATGATGAGAAATAAAAAACACGAAATAGAACAGCTTGTTTTTGGAGAAAGCATTGAATGGTAAAAAGAAGAATATATTCTATGAATTATTCTTTTTTTTTGAGAAAAAATAAATTAGAATATATTCTTTGCAAACAGGTTTTGTTATTATATTTGTATAAATTCGTAATAAAATAAATGAAAGGAAGGAATAATATTAAAGGCAGTGATTTAATAGGTTCTTCTGTTATATGCAGACAAACAGGAAAGGTTGTCGGAATTGTAAAAGATGTGGTGTTTTTAGTAGGTGAGACTAAAATCAGCGGATTGTTTATAGAAAATAGGGATATGTTTAAAAAAACATTTTTTATAGATGGGGAAGACATTATTTCAATAGGAAATAATATAATACTCATAAAAAGCATAGATAATTTAATTATCGATATGGATAAATCTGTATTTACAAATAATAAAGTGTTAGGATTAAAAGTAATAACAGATAAAGGTGAAGAACTAGGAATTGTTCATGATGTACTGATCAATGAACAAGATTATAATGTTGAGGCATATAAAATTTCTTCGAATTTTTTTGATGATATATATAATGGTATGTCCACATTATCTGTAGATTGTCAGATCATGTTCGGAGAAGATGTCATCATAGTATCAGATAAAAATGATTTAACCAGTCAAACAGGAGGAATTAAAAGGTTGTTAAATACCAGCGAAAGGAAGTGAACTTAATGAAAGGAAAATTCACAACAGGTATGATAGCGGGAGGTATTTTAGGAGCTATTATGGGAGTTGTTGTATATAGCAGAATGAATGAAAGTTCTAAGGAAGATATAATGGGAAATGGCAAAAAAATTATAGAAAAGACCGGAGATTTTATAGGCGGTATGATGAAGTAGACAAAAAATGTCTACTTCATTTATAGGTGGTGCGCTAAATTTGAGAATATATTTATGGATATATATTCAATAAGTGGTGTAAGCATGCTTATGGACGAAAATGCCAAAAAAACTATTTTACGTGTTTTACTTTATTTTATACTCGCATTTACTATATATATAGTTGGCAAGTATCTTAAATTTATATTTTTACCTGTTTTTATTGCAGGTATTATATCTTATATACTAAATCCTTTGGTGTGCTTTATTGATAAGTATGTGAAAAGCAGAACTATTTCTGTAATTATTTTATTTTCAGCATTTATTATAATTTTAGTATTGATGGTAATATTTATAGTTCCTAAATTCTATGAGGACTTATCTGAACTTTTTGTTGTTGTTCCGGAATACATAGAAAGATATAAAAGAGTTGTTGATAATTTCCAAAATTATCTTGATAGCTCTCATATGCCGATGATGCTAAAAGATGTAATAAACACTAATATCCAGATGATTGGCAATATTATATTTAGGTATTTTAAAAGTTTCAATAAAACTATTTTAAACCTTTTTTCTCAGATGTTGGATATAATAATAATACCGGTTTTATCATTTTACTTTTTGAAGGATATGAATTATTTTAAAAATAAAACAGTGGAAATATTGCCTTTGAAATATAAAAAAACTATAATAGGGATACTAAAGGATATCAATATTGTTTTGGCTAAATTCGTAAGAGGGCAATTCATCATTGCGTTGATTATTGCATTGATGAGTACTGTTGGATTGTACCTACTTAATATAAGGTATGCACTACTTTTAGGTACACTCGCAGGTATGTTTGATGTTATCCCTTATTTTGGTCCAGTGATAGGTGCGATTCCCGCTATACTTTTAGCAGCGTTAGAGTCTCCTTCTAAAATTTTTTCAGTAATCATAGTTTTTATAATTATCCAGCAGGTAGAAAGCGGAATAATAACTCCTAAAATAATCGGGGATAGCATGGAGCTACATCCTATTGTAGTTATTATCTCATTGCTTATAGCAGGAAAATTTTTTGGAATATTAGGTATGCTTATTGCCGTTCCTATTGTAGCTACATTAAGGGTGATATTCAATCATTTGTATAAGGCGTTAGTATGATTTTAATTGACAAATAATGCATTGTTTATTATAATCCTATTATAATTATATATCGAATCGTTTATTGAGCAGTATTGCCCGCTTGTGTTTTTTTAAAGGGTTTTAGTAATAATAAAAATAACAAAAAGCTGTAAAAAGACTTAAGCCCCGGCAGGGCCGAGTCTTTTTGTTTTTTATGATGCATCAGATATTGGGAGGATACATAGATGAAGAGG
The nucleotide sequence above comes from Clostridia bacterium. Encoded proteins:
- a CDS encoding PRC-barrel domain-containing protein, with the protein product MKGRNNIKGSDLIGSSVICRQTGKVVGIVKDVVFLVGETKISGLFIENRDMFKKTFFIDGEDIISIGNNIILIKSIDNLIIDMDKSVFTNNKVLGLKVITDKGEELGIVHDVLINEQDYNVEAYKISSNFFDDIYNGMSTLSVDCQIMFGEDVIIVSDKNDLTSQTGGIKRLLNTSERK
- a CDS encoding AI-2E family transporter, whose translation is MDIYSISGVSMLMDENAKKTILRVLLYFILAFTIYIVGKYLKFIFLPVFIAGIISYILNPLVCFIDKYVKSRTISVIILFSAFIIILVLMVIFIVPKFYEDLSELFVVVPEYIERYKRVVDNFQNYLDSSHMPMMLKDVINTNIQMIGNIIFRYFKSFNKTILNLFSQMLDIIIIPVLSFYFLKDMNYFKNKTVEILPLKYKKTIIGILKDINIVLAKFVRGQFIIALIIALMSTVGLYLLNIRYALLLGTLAGMFDVIPYFGPVIGAIPAILLAALESPSKIFSVIIVFIIIQQVESGIITPKIIGDSMELHPIVVIISLLIAGKFFGILGMLIAVPIVATLRVIFNHLYKALV